One Armatimonadota bacterium genomic window, ACCACCACCTCCGCCCGGGGGACAAAGGACAGCGCGATGGCGATGATCAGGTTGGCGGTGCCCGACCCCAGGATGGCCACGATCGCCAGGGCCAGAACGATCAGGGGAAAGGAGATCAGGATGTCGGCCAGACGCTGGACCACGAGGTCGGTGGTCCCCCCGAAGTAGGCGCTGGCCACCCCCAGCACGCCCCCCGCCGTGGCCCCGGCCGCGGCTGACAGCACCCCCACCAGCAGCGCGGTGCGGGCGCCGAAGATGATCCGGCTGAGCACGTCCCGGCCGAAGGCGTCGGTCCCCAGCCAGTGGCGGGAGGACGGAGGCGCGAACATGGCCAGGAAGTCGTTGGCCACCGGGTCGTAGGGGGCCACCTGCTCGGCGAGAACGGCCGCGGCCGTCAGCAGCAGGAGCAGGAGGGCCGCAGCCGCCCCCAGGGGGTGGCGCGCGGCAAACCGGCCCACCCGGCCCCGCCGCGGCCGCGCAGCGGGCAGGGAACGGCGCGCGTCGGCCGC contains:
- a CDS encoding ABC transporter permease, with the protein product MTSPAVPAADARRSLPAARPRRGRVGRFAARHPLGAAAALLLLLLTAAAVLAEQVAPYDPVANDFLAMFAPPSSRHWLGTDAFGRDVLSRIIFGARTALLVGVLSAAAGATAGGVLGVASAYFGGTTDLVVQRLADILISFPLIVLALAIVAILGSGTANLIIAIALSFVPRAEVVVRGAALAVRRMAYVEAAQAVGAGSWRIIVRHMVPNVVAPYLVLLTAFVGQAILLEASLSFLGLGVTEPTPAWGLMLSGAAVEFVQRAPWMAVFPGLAITVTVLAVNVLGDALRDALDPRLRT